A single Pantoea rwandensis DNA region contains:
- the gppA gene encoding guanosine-5'-triphosphate,3'-diphosphate diphosphatase, translating to MLSASSLYAAIDLGSNSFHMLVVREVSGSIQTIARIKRKVRLAAGLDKANHLSAEAMQRGWQCLKLFSEQLQDIPPEQIRVVATATLRIAENAQDFLTHAEEILGCPVNVISGEEEARLIYQGVAHTTGGSDQRLVVDIGGGSTELVTGEGSHATTLFSLSMGCVTWLERYFGDRHLAKENFEQAELAARDMIRPVAAALREKGWQICVGASGTVQALQEIMVAQGMDERITLSKLQQLKQRAIQCGKLEELEIEGLTLERALVFPSGLSILIAIFHELSIDSMTLAGGALREGLVYGMLHLPIDRDIRSRTLQNVQRRFSIDVEQASRVRQLAESFFRQVSTAWKLDNRCRDLLLSACSIHEIGLSVDFRQAPQHAAYLIRHLDLPGFTPAQKKMLACLLQNQSGSIDLALLTQQNAVPPRMAERLSRLLRLALIFSSRRRDDTLPAVRLQADDDALHLTLPAGWLDAHPLRAELLEQESHYQSYVHWLLTIS from the coding sequence ATGCTGAGCGCATCGTCACTTTATGCTGCGATTGATTTAGGCTCTAACAGCTTTCATATGTTGGTGGTGCGCGAAGTGTCCGGCAGTATTCAGACCATTGCGCGTATAAAGCGCAAGGTGCGTCTGGCTGCCGGTCTGGACAAAGCCAATCACCTCTCCGCCGAGGCGATGCAGCGTGGCTGGCAATGTCTGAAACTCTTCTCTGAACAGCTGCAAGATATTCCCCCCGAGCAAATCCGCGTGGTCGCCACGGCTACGCTGCGTATTGCTGAAAATGCCCAGGACTTCCTGACTCACGCCGAAGAGATCCTTGGCTGCCCGGTGAATGTCATCAGCGGCGAGGAAGAAGCACGCCTGATTTATCAAGGTGTTGCTCATACCACTGGGGGTTCCGATCAGCGCCTGGTGGTGGATATCGGCGGCGGCAGCACCGAGCTGGTCACCGGCGAGGGTTCGCACGCGACCACGTTGTTTAGTTTGTCGATGGGTTGCGTCACCTGGCTGGAACGCTACTTTGGCGATCGTCACCTGGCGAAAGAAAATTTCGAACAGGCTGAATTAGCGGCCCGCGACATGATTCGTCCGGTCGCGGCTGCACTGCGCGAAAAAGGCTGGCAGATCTGCGTCGGCGCTTCAGGCACCGTGCAGGCATTGCAGGAAATTATGGTTGCGCAGGGCATGGATGAACGCATCACCCTGAGCAAGCTGCAGCAGCTAAAACAGCGGGCGATTCAGTGCGGCAAGCTGGAAGAGCTGGAAATCGAAGGATTGACACTCGAGCGCGCGCTGGTGTTTCCCAGCGGCCTGTCGATTCTTATCGCTATCTTCCATGAACTTAGCATCGACAGCATGACGCTGGCCGGTGGCGCACTACGTGAGGGGTTGGTGTACGGCATGCTGCATCTGCCGATTGACCGCGACATTCGTAGCCGCACGTTGCAAAACGTCCAGCGCCGCTTCTCTATCGATGTGGAGCAGGCAAGCCGCGTGCGTCAGCTGGCTGAAAGCTTTTTCCGCCAGGTGAGCACGGCCTGGAAGCTGGATAACCGATGTCGCGATCTGCTACTGAGCGCCTGTTCGATTCACGAAATTGGCCTGAGCGTTGATTTCCGCCAGGCACCGCAGCACGCCGCTTACCTGATTCGCCATCTCGATCTTCCCGGCTTTACACCTGCACAGAAAAAAATGCTCGCCTGCCTGCTGCAGAATCAGAGTGGCAGTATCGATCTCGCTTTACTGACGCAGCAGAACGCTGTGCCACCACGTATGGCGGAACGCTTAAGCCGTTTACTGCGTCTGGCGCTAATCTTCTCTAGCCGACGTCGTGATGACACGCTGCCTGCGGTACGTTTACAGGCGGATGATGATGCGCTGCACCTGACACTCCCCGCAGGCTGGCTGGACGCGCATCCGCTGCGTGCCGAGTTGCTGGAGCAAGAGAGTCATTACCAGTCTTATGTGCACTGGTTGCTGACTATCTCTTGA